From a region of the Sesamum indicum cultivar Zhongzhi No. 13 linkage group LG3, S_indicum_v1.0, whole genome shotgun sequence genome:
- the LOC105157387 gene encoding gamma-glutamyltranspeptidase 2-like encodes MFLPVCPVSGHGLPVIVLSLISLALFLNSSSAARGERVKANNGVVATDETECSKIGRDMLRQGGHAVDAAVASTLCIGVLRPADSGLGGGGFILVRSHKGEAKVFDMREMAPGQASKDMFSKMNGTEWKHSPLSIAVPGQLAGLYAAHQQYGKLSWRSLVKPAENLARKGFKVSRSLFQKMADARSMIMADKEIQSIFAPNGTLLIEGQTLRLKKLADTLAAIAKDGMSIFYNGSIAQGLADDITRVGGIVTKEDLQKYRVIVRKPLVAYVLGCKMVTVPPPASGGAVVILILKILSIYNMTGVPTALLVHRTVEALKYALALRMNLGDPGFVDVSTTLKSMISDNTAENLRKLIDDNKTFDPPHYGSKWSQLNDHGTSHICIVDRQRNVVTMTTSINTHFGSRFMSPSTGIFLNNQMHDFSIPTSKVRPGAPSNYVGPFKRPLSSMAPAILEKGGRVRAVVGSAGGLLIPDAVSQVLINFFVLKKPSYNAVKAPRFYHRLYPNVLLHENYSSSVGDRYAFSVRTLNELKRKGHQLKRAASVMTVCQFVVQVLKGKNSGQLIAVSDPRKGGFPAGY; translated from the exons ATGTTTCTACCTG TTTGTCCTGTCTCCGGACACGGTCTGCCCGTCATCGTCCTATCACTTATATCGTTGGCATTGTTCCTCAACAGCTCTAGTGCTGCTAGAGGAGAAAGAGTGAAAGCAAACAACGGTGTCGTGGCCACTGATGAAACAGAATGCTCTAAGATTGGAAGAGATATGCTTCGTCAAGGAGGGCACGCTGTCGATGCAGCGGTTGCCAGTACTCTTTGCATTGGCGTTTTAAGGCCGGCCGACAGCGGTCTTGGTGGAGGAGGATTCATACTCGTCCGGTCGCATAAAGGAGAGGCAAAAGTCTTTGACATGAGAGAAATGGCACCCGGACAAGCATCCAAG GACATGTTCTCCAAAATGAATGGAACTGAGTGGAAACATAGTCCTCTGTCCATAGCTGTTCCAGGACAGCTTGCAGGTCTCTACGCAGCCCACCAGCAATACGGAAAACTCTCGTGGAGATCGCTCGTAAAGCCAGCTGAGAATCTTGCCCGTAAGGGCTTCAAAGTATCGCGTTCcctttttcagaaaatggcCGATGCAAGGTCAATGATCATGGCTGATAAGGAGATCCAAAGCATATTCGCTCCAAACGGAACGCTACTAATCGAGGGCCAGACCCTTCGTCTAAAAAAACTAGCGGATACACTGGCAGCTATAGCCAAAGACGGCATGAGCATCTTTTATAACGGATCGATAGCTCAAGGATTGGCGGACGACATTACAAGAGTAGGTGGAATAGTCACAAAGGAAGACTTGCAGAAATATCGTGTTATCGTGAGGAAGCCTTTGGTTGCTTATGTATTGGGATGTAAAATGGTTACCGTTCCGCCTCCCGCCTCAGGAGGGGCGGTAGTGATACTc ATTCTGAAGATTCTTTCTATTTACAATATGACGGGTGTTCCGACAGCCCTGCTAGTGCATCGAACAGTTGAAGCGCTCAAGTACGCACTAGCTTTAAGGATGAACCTCGGAGATCCGGGATTCGTTGATGTTAGCACTACCTTAAAATCTATGATATCAGACAACACTGCTGAAAATTTGAGGAAACTCATAGATGACAACAAGACATTTGACCCTCCTCACTATGGCAGCAA GTGGAGTCAGCTAAATGATCACGGCACAAGCCACATCTGCATTGTCGACCGTCAACGTAACGTTGTCACGATGACGACAAGCATAAACACTCATTTCGGATCAAGATTTATGTCGCCAAGTACCGGGATATTCCTGAACAATCAGATGCATGATTTCTCCATTCCCACCTCAAAAGTTAGACCCGGTGCCCCTTCAAATTATGTTGGTCCATTCAAAAGACCTCTGTCGTCTATGGCGCCGGCCATTCTTGAGAAG GGAGGACGGGTTAGGGCCGTCGTAGGCTCAGCAGGAGGACTGTTAATACCCGACGCAGTTTCTCAAGTCCTGATAAATTTCTTCGTCCTGAAAAAACCATCATACAATGCCGTCAAAGCTCCAAGATTTTACCACAGG CTCTATCCCAATGTGCTTTTGCATGAGAACTACTCATCAAGTGTTGGTGATCGGTATGCATTTTCTGTTCGGACACTGAATGAACTGAAAAGGAAGGGACATCAGTTGAAGAGGGCTGCTTCTGTTATGACTGTATGTCAGTTTGTGGTTCAAGTTTTGAAGGGTAAAAATTCTGGGCAGCTTATTGCTGTTAGTGATCCAAGAAAAGGTGGTTTTCCAGCAGGGTATTGA
- the LOC105157151 gene encoding formin-like protein 4 (The sequence of the model RefSeq protein was modified relative to this genomic sequence to represent the inferred CDS: added 42 bases not found in genome assembly) produces the protein MATQHVTVVRAIAISVAISLIVAGILFFFFYRFMMARRLKRARLDSSFRREAETAVPRVELRQHGRAIKGVIVDEEGLDVLYVRKIEGGRFSKVWYNPMDEDVKRMDSRGEKPSMSEPIQEIPLLQESRDGYVSVAEKPLPLMRNTSPKSIAPPVGMRRGPPPPPPTPLLQLEKSMSRTSPPPPPPPPPPPPPPPPRPVPQKGSVKAALSPEPAPPPPPVKTRGLVSSSHKPPIPPRGTENRRSRAEEPSEESMNKNGGQMKLKPLHWDKVIANADHSMVWNEINDGSFRFDDELMESLFGYTTASQNSTEKSKKASYHKQRISASVPSAQTFLLDPRKSQNVAIVLKSLAISRKEILDALLDGRGLNADTLEKLTKICPTQEEITKILQFNGNPTKLADAESFLYHILKAVPSAFVRFNAMLFRTTYDTDILHHKQCLQTLELGCKELRSGGVFFKLLEAILKAGNRMNAGTTRGNAQGFNLTALRRLSDVKSTDGKTTLLHFVVEQVVRSEGRRRSINTNRKPGDQPFSASNDSNEEQDREHLMLGLPALEGLNSNFGNVKKAASIDYDSLISVCPVLTTRVDEIKHLLSVESGGFLREMKGFLEDCREELNVVREEEKRVMEVVRKTTDYYQAGGSKGGNHPLQLFVIVKDFLNNVDQVRAEIAKKLQKRKAGSSPPLSPTQRSPVRFQNLELYFRAHRPGTSSSDSEDDFS, from the exons ATGGCTACACAACATGTGACAGTAGTTCGAGCTATTGCAATCTCGGTGGCGATAAGCCTCATTGTAGCCGGAATactgttctttttcttctacCGGTTTATGATGGCCCGACGGCTCAAGAGAGCTCGACTAGATTCAAGTTTCCGGAGGGAGGCTGAGACGGCTGTGCCTCGAGTGGAGTTGAGACAGCACGGTCGTGCAATAAAAGGAGTCATAGTCGATGAAGAAGGATTGGATGTGTTGTATGTAAGAAAAATTGAAGGCGGGCGTTTCTCTAAGGTTTGGTATAATCCTATGGACGAAGACGTGAAGAGAATGGACAGCAGAGGAGAAAAGCCTAGCATGTCTGAGCCAATACAGGAAATTCCGTTGCTTCAAGAATCGAGGGACGGATATGTATCCGTGGCGGAGAAACCGTTGCCGTTGATGCGAAATACGTCGCCTAAATCCATAGCTCCACCAGTGGGGATGAGGAGAGgacctcctcctccaccacctACTCCTCTGCTTCAGCTGGAAAAGTCGATGAGTCGAACTTCTCCGCCGCCACCTCCACCAccgcctcctcctccaccgccGCCTCCTCCACGTCCTGTTCCTCAAAAGGGAAGTGTCAAGGCTGCGCTGTCACCAGAACCGGCACCACCGCCTCCACCGGTAAAGACAAGGGGACTAGTTTCTTCATCACATAAACCGCCTATTCCGCCAAGAGGCACGGAAAACAGACGCAGTCGAGCGGAAGAACCGTCTGAAGAAAGCATGAACAAGAACGGAGGACAAATGAAACTAAAGCCATTGCATTGGGATAAAGTGATTGCCAATGCTGATCATTCAATGGTCTGGAACGAGATCAATGATGGGTCGTTCAG GTTTGACGACGAACTCATGGAATCCCTCTTCGGCTACACTACCGCAAGCCAAAATTCAACTGAGAAAAGCAAGAAAGCATCATATCATAAGCAGAGAATTTCTGCCTCAGTTCCATCAGCTCAAACATTCCTCCTTGACCCTCGAAAGTCCCAAAACGTAGCGATTGTTCTCAAGTCTCTAGCAATCTCACGGAAAGAAATCCTCGATGCCCTCTTGGACGGCCGAGGACTCAACGCTGACACCCTCGAAAAACTGACCAAGATCTGCCCAACACAAGAGGAAATCACCAAAATCCTCCAGTTCAATGGGAACCCCACAAAACTAGCTGATGCAGAGTCGTTCCTGTACCACATCCTCAAAGCTGTTCCATCGGCATTTGTGCGTTTCAACGCCATGCTTTTCAGAACAACCTACGATACGGATATCTTGCATCACAAGCAGTGTCTGCAAACACTCGAATTAGGTTGCAAAGAACTACGTTCTGGAGGTGTTTTCTTCAAACTCCTTGAAGCTATTCTCAAGGCCGGCAACAGAATGAACGCTGGAACGACTAGAGGAAACG TGAAAAGCACGGATGGAAAGACAACTCTGCTTCACTTTGTGGTCGAGCAGGTTGTCCGGTCTGAGGGCAGACGACGATCGATCAACACAAACCGTAAACCTGGTGATCAACCCTTCTCAGCTTCCAATGATTCAAATGAAGAGCAAGACAGAGAGCATCTAATGCTGGGACTCCCGGCGCTGGAAGGCCTGAATAGTAACTTCGGCAATGTGAAGAAAGCAGCAAGCATAGACTACGACAGTTTGATAAGCGTTTGTCCAGTTCTTACAACAAGAGTCGATGAGATTAAGCATCTTTTGAGTGTCGAATCGGGCGGGTTCCTACGAGAGATGAAAGGGTTCTTGGAGGACTGTCGGGAGGAGCTTAATGTGGTGAGAGAAGAGGAGAAAAGAGTGATGGAGGTTGTGAGGAAAACGACAGATTATTATCAAGCAGGAGGGTCCAAAGGAGGGAATCATCCTCTTCAGCTGTTTGTTATAGTTAAGGATTTCTTGAACAACGTTGATCAGGTCCGCGCGGAAATTGCAAAGAAACTACAGAAGAGGAAGGCGGGTTCGTCGCCTCCATTGTCGCCAACGCAGAGGTCTCCTGTCAGGTTTCAGAACCTGGAGTTGTATTTCAGGGCACATAGGCCTGGAACCAGTTCCAGTGATTCCGAGGATGATTTCTCCTAA